A region of Allocoleopsis franciscana PCC 7113 DNA encodes the following proteins:
- the topA gene encoding type I DNA topoisomerase, whose amino-acid sequence MSTLVIVESPTKARTIRNYLPSDYRVEASMGHVRDLPQSATEIPAAMKEEKWAQLGVNVEANFEPIYVIPKDKKKVVQQLKDALKDATELVLATDEDREGESISWHLLQVLKPKVPTKRMVFHEITQEAIKKALKNCRNIDEQLVHAQETRRILDRLVGYTLSPLLWKKIAWGLSAGRVQSVSVRLLVNRERQRRAFRQGSYWDLKAILEQSKTPFDSRLVTVGGVKVATGADFDPNTGQIIAGRQVRLLSEAEARELRERLLDKTWTVADLEERPVTRKPSAPFTTSTLQQEANRKLRLSARDTMRTAQSLYEQGYITYMRTDSVHLSEQAIAAARSCVEQKYGQQYLSPKPRQYATKSKGAQEAHEAIRPAGSTFRTPKETGLGGRELALYDLIWKRTVACQMADSRQTQITVQLQVEDAGFRSSGKRIDFPGYLRAYVEGSDDPEAALEDQEVILPPLKVGDHPNCRELEADGHETQPPARYTEASLVKMLESEGIGRPSTYASIIDTIQDKGYAQMNGNALVPTFTAFAVTSLLEKYFPNLVDTSFTSKMEQTLDEISNGEADWLPYLREFYLGEKGLETQVKEQESQIDPNQARTVELENLVAKVRIGKFGAYIEAENGDGVVTASIPKDLTPAELDPEQVEILLRQKTEGPDKVGLHPETGEPIYVLRGPYGPYVRLGDVSEENKKPKQASLPKGVNIEDVTLEMALGLLALPRTLGAHPATGGKIQASLGRFGPYVVHDQGKEGKDYRSLKSHDNVLTITLERALELLSEPKKGRAGAGKTKKALRELGAHPKDDEPVNIYDGPYGPYVKHGKTNVSLPEGQSVETMTMEAAVELLSAKESTKKSGSKSRKSTSSTKSKSTGTSSGTKTTKKKTTASTSTKKK is encoded by the coding sequence ATGTCAACCCTTGTTATCGTTGAATCTCCCACTAAAGCACGTACCATCCGCAATTACTTGCCCTCTGACTATCGCGTTGAGGCATCGATGGGGCATGTGCGCGATCTGCCTCAGTCCGCCACGGAAATTCCCGCTGCCATGAAAGAAGAAAAATGGGCGCAGTTGGGAGTGAATGTAGAAGCTAACTTTGAACCGATATACGTCATTCCCAAAGATAAAAAGAAAGTTGTTCAGCAGCTCAAAGACGCCCTGAAAGACGCGACAGAGCTTGTCCTGGCGACAGACGAAGACCGGGAAGGGGAAAGCATCAGTTGGCATTTGCTGCAAGTGCTCAAGCCGAAAGTCCCCACGAAGCGGATGGTGTTTCATGAGATCACCCAGGAAGCGATTAAGAAAGCGCTGAAAAACTGCCGTAATATTGATGAACAACTGGTTCACGCTCAAGAAACCCGACGGATTTTAGACCGATTGGTGGGTTACACCCTCTCTCCTCTGCTGTGGAAGAAAATTGCTTGGGGATTGTCTGCCGGTCGCGTCCAGTCGGTATCCGTGCGCCTATTGGTAAATAGAGAACGCCAGCGTCGAGCGTTCCGTCAGGGAAGTTACTGGGACTTGAAGGCGATTTTAGAGCAGAGTAAAACTCCCTTTGATTCCCGACTCGTCACCGTCGGTGGTGTGAAGGTGGCAACAGGTGCTGATTTCGACCCCAACACGGGTCAAATTATCGCCGGTCGGCAGGTTCGATTACTCAGTGAAGCCGAAGCCAGAGAACTGCGAGAACGCTTACTGGATAAAACCTGGACGGTAGCGGATTTAGAAGAACGTCCCGTCACCCGCAAACCCTCGGCACCGTTTACGACTTCGACCCTACAACAGGAAGCCAACCGCAAACTTCGTTTGTCGGCGCGTGACACCATGCGAACGGCTCAAAGTCTGTATGAACAAGGGTATATTACCTACATGCGGACAGACTCGGTGCATTTATCCGAACAAGCGATCGCCGCCGCACGGAGTTGTGTCGAGCAAAAGTACGGTCAACAATACCTCAGCCCCAAACCCCGCCAGTACGCCACCAAAAGCAAAGGCGCTCAAGAAGCCCACGAAGCGATTCGCCCCGCAGGTAGCACGTTCCGGACTCCCAAAGAAACCGGCTTGGGGGGTCGAGAACTTGCTCTCTATGACCTGATTTGGAAGCGCACGGTGGCTTGCCAAATGGCGGACTCCCGGCAAACCCAAATCACCGTTCAGCTACAAGTTGAAGATGCGGGTTTTCGTTCGAGTGGGAAGCGCATCGACTTCCCCGGTTACTTACGTGCCTACGTTGAAGGCTCTGATGACCCTGAAGCGGCGTTAGAAGACCAGGAAGTGATTTTGCCACCGCTCAAAGTAGGCGACCATCCTAACTGCCGTGAACTCGAAGCGGATGGTCATGAAACCCAGCCTCCCGCCCGCTATACCGAAGCCTCTTTGGTGAAAATGCTGGAAAGTGAAGGAATTGGGCGTCCCAGTACCTACGCCAGCATTATTGACACTATCCAGGACAAAGGCTATGCCCAAATGAACGGCAACGCCTTAGTGCCCACCTTTACTGCTTTTGCCGTCACCAGCTTACTCGAAAAGTATTTTCCCAACCTGGTGGATACCAGTTTCACCTCGAAAATGGAGCAAACCCTTGACGAAATTTCCAATGGGGAAGCGGATTGGCTACCTTACCTGCGGGAATTCTATTTAGGAGAGAAAGGGCTGGAGACGCAGGTTAAAGAACAAGAAAGCCAGATTGACCCCAATCAAGCCCGCACCGTTGAACTGGAGAACCTGGTGGCGAAAGTCCGGATCGGGAAGTTTGGTGCTTACATCGAAGCCGAGAATGGCGATGGAGTTGTGACGGCATCGATCCCCAAAGACTTGACGCCAGCCGAACTTGACCCTGAGCAAGTAGAGATACTGCTGCGGCAGAAAACAGAAGGGCCGGATAAAGTCGGACTTCATCCAGAAACGGGTGAGCCGATTTACGTTTTGAGAGGCCCCTATGGCCCTTATGTGCGATTGGGGGATGTGTCTGAGGAGAACAAAAAGCCGAAACAGGCTTCTTTACCTAAGGGCGTGAATATTGAGGATGTGACCTTGGAGATGGCTTTGGGTCTTTTGGCTCTGCCCCGTACTTTAGGTGCCCATCCTGCGACAGGGGGGAAAATTCAGGCCAGTTTGGGACGGTTTGGCCCTTATGTGGTTCATGACCAAGGCAAGGAGGGGAAAGACTATCGATCGCTCAAATCCCATGACAATGTATTGACAATTACTCTAGAACGTGCATTAGAGTTATTGTCAGAACCGAAGAAGGGACGCGCTGGTGCAGGCAAAACCAAGAAGGCGTTACGAGAACTGGGTGCCCATCCCAAGGATGATGAACCCGTGAATATTTATGATGGCCCCTATGGCCCCTATGTGAAGCATGGGAAGACAAATGTTTCTCTGCCAGAAGGGCAATCGGTGGAAACGATGACGATGGAAGCGGCAGTTGAGCTTTTATCCGCGAAGGAGTCTACGAAGAAATCAGGTAGCAAGTCGCGCAAGTCCACCAGCTCAACGAAGAGTAAGTCAACGGGGACATCTTCCGGCACTAAGACGACGAAGAAAAAAACAACCGCTTCGACGAGCACGAAGAAGAAATGA
- a CDS encoding Uma2 family endonuclease, with amino-acid sequence MIMQAEDKKIYTPEEYLEFEVNSEERHEYINTEIVLMTGGTPNHNQIALNLSGALNFALKRQPYRVFVTDQRLWIQKKRIYTYPDVMVVQGELQLQEGRRDTITNPLMIAEVLSASTRSYDKDAKFAAYRTIPNFKEYLLIDQYTMHIEQYFKTEQKRWTFAEYDNVDETVTLNSIPFQILIEDLYDKVEFESTEIATSDS; translated from the coding sequence ATGATTATGCAAGCTGAAGATAAAAAAATTTACACCCCAGAAGAATACCTTGAGTTTGAGGTTAACTCAGAAGAACGGCATGAATACATCAACACTGAAATTGTCCTAATGACTGGCGGAACCCCAAATCACAATCAAATTGCTCTCAACCTAAGCGGTGCATTGAATTTTGCGCTCAAGCGTCAACCTTATCGAGTATTCGTCACCGACCAACGCCTTTGGATTCAAAAAAAACGCATCTATACTTATCCTGATGTCATGGTAGTTCAGGGTGAATTGCAATTGCAAGAAGGACGACGGGACACCATTACTAACCCCTTGATGATTGCTGAAGTGTTGTCAGCATCCACCAGAAGCTATGACAAAGATGCAAAATTTGCTGCCTATCGAACTATTCCAAATTTTAAAGAATATCTCCTCATTGACCAATACACCATGCATATTGAGCAATACTTCAAAACTGAGCAAAAACGCTGGACTTTTGCTGAGTATGACAATGTTGATGAAACCGTCACTCTAAACTCTATTCCGTTTCAAATATTGATTGAAGACCTTTATGATAAGGTTGAGTTTGAGTCAACAGAAATCGCAACATCCGACAGTTGA
- a CDS encoding Uma2 family endonuclease, producing MSQLQAKLPTDTWVNATWDEYIKAISNPTYENARGYYYNGRMRLEMSALGNPHSRDHFIVIAAIALFTSIRGIDLDGHDNCTYRKTGCAEAQPDVSFYVGANAETVPWEVTIIDLDTYSPPDLVIEVAYSSLADDKGEKRLLYESLGVREYWIIDVQNVQVIAFEIQNRGSRRIDESQVLPGLEMAVLEEAFRRSRQMNHGKVSAWLLSQFQV from the coding sequence ATGAGCCAACTACAAGCTAAACTCCCAACCGATACCTGGGTGAATGCCACCTGGGATGAATACATCAAGGCAATCAGCAATCCAACCTACGAAAACGCTAGGGGCTACTACTACAACGGACGCATGAGGTTGGAGATGTCTGCACTGGGTAACCCTCATTCTCGCGATCATTTCATTGTTATTGCTGCGATCGCTCTGTTTACAAGTATTCGAGGCATTGACTTGGATGGTCACGATAACTGTACTTACCGTAAGACAGGCTGTGCAGAAGCGCAACCCGATGTCTCGTTTTATGTGGGTGCCAATGCAGAAACCGTTCCTTGGGAAGTCACTATCATCGATCTGGATACCTACTCACCGCCTGACTTGGTGATTGAGGTTGCTTATTCTTCTTTGGCAGATGATAAGGGTGAGAAACGTTTGCTCTACGAATCCCTTGGAGTGCGCGAATATTGGATTATTGATGTGCAAAATGTTCAGGTCATTGCCTTTGAAATTCAGAATCGAGGGAGTCGTAGAATTGATGAATCTCAGGTGCTTCCCGGTTTGGAGATGGCAGTTTTAGAGGAAGCGTTTCGGCGTAGTCGGCAAATGAATCATGGAAAAGTCAGTGCTTGGTTGTTGTCTCAGTTTCAGGTTTAA
- a CDS encoding helix-turn-helix transcriptional regulator, translating into MLKDKDRNSEPNLPTLREVRERLNMTQKEFARELGTTPRTIGRHERGEHKLRLTLGQIKRLKELLEQAGMSIDDLPDDID; encoded by the coding sequence GTGTTAAAGGATAAGGATCGGAATAGCGAGCCTAACTTGCCAACTCTGAGAGAAGTTCGTGAACGTTTGAATATGACTCAGAAAGAATTTGCTCGTGAACTTGGGACAACACCCCGAACAATCGGGCGTCACGAAAGAGGGGAACACAAACTCAGGCTGACTCTAGGACAAATCAAACGATTGAAAGAACTTCTCGAACAAGCTGGAATGTCAATTGATGACTTACCTGACGATATCGATTGA
- a CDS encoding helix-turn-helix transcriptional regulator: MANHKNSNSNPNFPSLKQVRERLGMTQEQFAQEIGITSRTIRNHETGANQLKLSLGQFKRLKELLEQAGMSIDDLPDDID, translated from the coding sequence ATGGCAAACCATAAAAACTCAAATAGCAACCCCAATTTTCCAAGTCTCAAGCAAGTACGTGAGCGTTTAGGCATGACTCAGGAGCAATTCGCTCAGGAAATAGGGATTACCAGCCGGACAATTAGAAATCATGAAACAGGAGCAAACCAACTGAAGCTTTCTCTAGGACAATTCAAACGATTGAAAGAACTCTTAGAGCAAGCTGGAATGTCGATCGATGACTTACCTGACGATATCGACTGA
- a CDS encoding restriction endonuclease PLD domain-containing protein: MEVTFYTQSSRALGDIVKELAADSSSIRIAVAYLSADGLEEVRPYCQDIDVRIVCGVHGCISDLWALKDLVCRPDLQVQGHVFSGQNLFHPKLYIFNGVSEGMTALIGSPNFTFGGLKTNEEVYVGIRGQESAQPIRDAVNYFNNLWTQRSISVESYLLQHPEYKVKVPIHESLTPEQDKVLSSLKAVVQRETCFTFENEAIPTLFKEGRQTIPKKYNNSIASCNLMEPRQSTLFEIVLPDGSTVDGKIRYGNNNWGDYYEILVGDKDNRSKLNKLISENDMLEYYVDIVQRIVSIRRV, encoded by the coding sequence ATGGAGGTGACTTTTTACACTCAATCTTCGAGAGCGCTTGGCGATATTGTCAAGGAACTCGCTGCGGACAGCAGTTCAATCCGTATCGCAGTGGCGTATTTATCAGCAGATGGTCTTGAAGAAGTTCGTCCCTATTGTCAGGACATTGACGTTCGCATTGTCTGCGGAGTGCATGGGTGTATTTCGGACTTATGGGCGTTGAAGGATTTAGTTTGCCGCCCTGATCTTCAGGTGCAAGGTCACGTTTTTAGCGGACAGAATCTTTTTCATCCAAAACTATACATTTTCAATGGTGTTAGCGAAGGAATGACTGCACTCATCGGTTCACCTAACTTTACTTTCGGTGGTCTAAAGACGAACGAAGAAGTTTATGTTGGAATCAGAGGTCAAGAATCAGCACAACCGATACGAGATGCGGTCAATTACTTTAATAATCTATGGACTCAACGATCAATTTCCGTGGAAAGCTATTTGTTACAACACCCGGAATACAAGGTAAAAGTTCCTATCCACGAGAGTTTGACGCCTGAACAGGATAAAGTGCTAAGTTCATTGAAGGCGGTGGTGCAACGGGAGACATGTTTCACATTTGAAAATGAAGCTATTCCCACTTTATTTAAGGAGGGACGACAAACAATTCCTAAAAAATATAATAACTCGATAGCTAGCTGCAATTTAATGGAGCCACGTCAATCAACACTTTTTGAAATTGTATTACCTGATGGTTCAACTGTAGATGGAAAGATACGTTATGGAAATAATAATTGGGGTGATTATTATGAAATCCTTGTTGGAGACAAGGACAATAGAAGCAAGCTTAATAAATTGATTAGTGAAAATGATATGCTTGAATATTACGTAGATATTGTGCAGCGAATTGTGAGCATAAGACGTGTTTGA